A genome region from Mycolicibacterium litorale includes the following:
- the rplA gene encoding 50S ribosomal protein L1, giving the protein MSKDSKAYREAAEKVDKTRLYTPLEAAKLAKETSSKKQDATVEVAIRLGVDPRKADQMVRGTVNLPHGTGKTARVAVFAVGDKAEQAAAAGADIVGSDDLIEQIQGGMLDFDAAIATPDQMAKVGRIARILGPRGLMPNPKTGTVTADVAKAVQDIKGGKINFRVDKQANLHIVIGKASFDEKKLAENYGAALDEILRAKPSASKGRYLKKIVVSTTTGPGIPVDPQVTRNFAEA; this is encoded by the coding sequence ATGAGCAAGGACAGCAAGGCATACCGCGAAGCCGCCGAGAAGGTGGACAAGACCCGGCTCTACACGCCGCTCGAGGCCGCGAAGCTGGCCAAGGAGACGTCGTCGAAGAAGCAGGACGCCACCGTCGAGGTCGCTATCCGCCTGGGCGTCGACCCGCGTAAGGCCGATCAGATGGTGCGCGGCACCGTGAACCTGCCGCACGGCACCGGCAAGACCGCGCGCGTCGCGGTGTTCGCCGTGGGTGACAAGGCCGAGCAGGCCGCGGCCGCGGGTGCCGACATCGTCGGCAGCGACGACCTGATCGAGCAGATCCAGGGCGGCATGCTCGACTTCGACGCAGCGATCGCGACGCCGGATCAGATGGCCAAGGTCGGACGCATCGCGCGCATCCTGGGCCCCCGTGGCCTGATGCCGAACCCGAAGACCGGCACGGTGACCGCCGATGTGGCCAAGGCTGTGCAGGACATCAAGGGCGGCAAGATCAACTTCCGCGTGGACAAGCAGGCCAACCTGCACATTGTGATCGGCAAGGCTTCCTTCGACGAGAAGAAGCTGGCCGAGAATTACGGTGCCGCGCTCGACGAGATCCTGCGGGCCAAGCCGTCGGCGTCGAAGGGCCGCTACCTGAAGAAGATCGTCGTGTCGACGACGACGGGTCCGGGCATCCCGGTCGACCCGCAGGTGACCCGGAACTTCGCCGAGGCCTGA
- the rplK gene encoding 50S ribosomal protein L11 has product MAPKKKVTGLIKLQIQAGQANPAPPVGPALGQHGVNIMEFCKAYNAATESQRGNVIPVEITVYEDRSFTFALKTPPAAKLLLKAAGVQKGSGEPHKTKVAKVTWDQVREIAETKKSDLNANDIDQAAKIIAGTARSMGITVE; this is encoded by the coding sequence ATGGCCCCGAAGAAGAAGGTCACCGGGCTGATCAAGCTGCAGATCCAGGCCGGGCAGGCCAACCCCGCCCCGCCCGTGGGTCCGGCGCTCGGTCAGCACGGCGTCAACATCATGGAGTTCTGCAAGGCGTACAACGCCGCGACCGAGTCGCAGCGCGGCAACGTCATCCCCGTGGAGATCACCGTCTACGAGGACCGCAGCTTCACCTTTGCGCTCAAGACGCCGCCGGCAGCCAAACTGCTGCTGAAGGCTGCCGGTGTGCAGAAGGGTTCCGGAGAGCCGCACAAGACCAAGGTCGCCAAGGTGACCTGGGATCAGGTGCGCGAGATCGCCGAGACCAAGAAGTCGGACCTGAACGCCAACGACATCGATCAGGCCGCCAAGATCATCGCCGGCACCGCCCGGTCGATGGGGATCACCGTCGAATAG
- the nusG gene encoding transcription termination/antitermination protein NusG, translating to MTSFEGDTPSAESVDLVDDVTTDPATEDADVAGGEVSEEAATDAPAETADSAAAEPVEEVDEDPAVALKKELRLKPGDWYVIHSYAGYENKVKANLETRVQNLDVGDYIFQVEVPTEEVTEIKNGQRKQVNRKVLPGYILVRMELNDESWGAVRNTPGVTGFVGATSRPSPLSLDDVVKFLLPPAAAKKPGKAASTAAGAASTEATLERPEILVDFEVGESVTVMDGPFATLPASISEVNAEQQKLKVLVSIFGRETPVELTFNQVSKI from the coding sequence GTGACGAGCTTCGAGGGCGATACGCCTTCGGCCGAGAGCGTCGATCTGGTCGACGACGTGACGACCGATCCCGCGACCGAGGATGCCGACGTCGCGGGCGGCGAGGTGAGCGAAGAGGCTGCCACCGACGCGCCGGCCGAGACCGCCGATTCCGCTGCCGCCGAGCCGGTGGAGGAAGTCGACGAGGACCCCGCCGTCGCGCTGAAGAAGGAACTGCGGCTCAAGCCGGGCGACTGGTACGTGATCCACTCCTACGCCGGCTACGAGAACAAGGTGAAGGCCAACCTCGAGACCCGCGTGCAGAACCTGGACGTGGGCGACTACATCTTCCAGGTCGAGGTGCCGACCGAAGAGGTCACCGAGATCAAGAACGGCCAGCGCAAGCAGGTCAACCGCAAGGTGCTGCCCGGCTACATTCTGGTCCGCATGGAATTGAACGACGAGTCGTGGGGTGCGGTGCGCAACACGCCGGGCGTCACCGGATTCGTCGGCGCGACCTCGCGGCCGTCGCCACTGAGCCTCGACGACGTGGTGAAGTTCCTGCTGCCGCCCGCCGCGGCGAAGAAGCCCGGAAAGGCCGCGTCGACGGCTGCCGGTGCGGCCTCGACCGAGGCGACGCTGGAGCGTCCGGAGATCCTGGTCGACTTCGAGGTCGGCGAGTCGGTCACCGTCATGGACGGACCGTTCGCGACGCTGCCGGCCTCCATCAGCGAGGTCAACGCCGAACAGCAGAAGCTCAAGGTGCTCGTGTCGATCTTCGGTCGCGAGACACCGGTCGAACTGACCTTCAACCAGGTCTCCAAGATCTAA
- the secE gene encoding preprotein translocase subunit SecE encodes MSDERDSAGSAGTGNDAETDGVEDTRGQTAVVTRPLRPTGKRTRRAAVETDAESDAVELTESAGTENGSGKAKKKTAKKEPGRYPNPFLFVVNYIKQVVAELRKVIWPNRKQMVSYTTVVLVFLAFMVTLIAGFDYGLARLVGLVFGE; translated from the coding sequence GTGAGCGACGAGCGCGACAGTGCCGGCTCCGCAGGCACCGGCAACGACGCGGAGACCGACGGCGTCGAAGACACCCGCGGTCAGACCGCTGTGGTGACCCGGCCGCTGCGTCCCACCGGCAAGCGGACGCGGCGTGCGGCCGTCGAGACCGACGCCGAATCAGACGCCGTCGAGCTGACCGAGAGCGCGGGCACCGAGAACGGCTCCGGCAAGGCCAAGAAGAAGACCGCGAAGAAGGAGCCGGGTCGCTACCCGAACCCGTTCCTCTTCGTCGTCAACTACATCAAGCAGGTCGTCGCCGAGCTGCGCAAGGTCATCTGGCCGAACCGCAAGCAGATGGTCAGCTACACCACCGTGGTGCTGGTCTTCCTCGCCTTCATGGTGACGCTGATCGCCGGGTTCGACTATGGCCTGGCCCGACTGGTCGGACTGGTGTTCGGCGAATAG
- the hadC gene encoding (3R)-hydroxyacyl-ACP dehydratase subunit HadC: protein MALKTDIRGMVWKYPDTFVVGREQIRQFAKSVKVTDPASHDEDAAKELGHDALIAPPTFMSIFAVMIQNHFFQNVDIGMETMQIVQVDQKFLFHRPIKEGDALTGTMHIETVDERFGADIVTTRNVLVDQHDMVVMESFTTLMGHEGDNSISVRWDPETGQVVRKAAGE, encoded by the coding sequence ATGGCACTCAAAACCGACATCCGCGGCATGGTCTGGAAGTACCCCGACACCTTCGTGGTCGGGCGTGAACAGATCCGGCAGTTCGCCAAGTCCGTGAAGGTCACCGATCCGGCGTCGCACGACGAGGACGCGGCCAAGGAGCTCGGCCACGATGCACTGATCGCGCCGCCGACGTTCATGTCGATCTTCGCCGTCATGATCCAGAACCACTTCTTCCAGAACGTCGACATCGGCATGGAGACCATGCAGATCGTCCAGGTGGACCAGAAGTTCCTGTTCCACCGTCCGATCAAGGAGGGCGACGCGCTGACCGGGACGATGCACATCGAGACGGTCGACGAGCGTTTCGGCGCCGATATCGTCACCACCCGCAACGTGCTGGTCGATCAGCACGACATGGTGGTGATGGAGTCGTTCACCACGCTGATGGGGCACGAGGGTGACAACTCGATCTCGGTGAGGTGGGATCCGGAGACGGGTCAGGTGGTCCGCAAGGCCGCCGGCGAGTAG
- the hadB gene encoding (3R)-hydroxyacyl-ACP dehydratase subunit HadB, whose protein sequence is MALREFDSVKVGDQLPEKVITLTRQDLVNYAGVSGDLNPIHWDDEIAKQVGLDTAIAHGMLTMGLGGGYITSWVGDPAAVKEYNVRFTAVVPVPNDGKGAEIVFNGRVKSADPETKTVTIALSATAGGKKIFGRAVAVATLA, encoded by the coding sequence ATGGCACTGCGTGAGTTCGATTCGGTCAAGGTCGGCGATCAGCTTCCCGAGAAGGTGATCACCCTGACCCGTCAGGACCTCGTCAACTACGCCGGCGTCTCCGGCGACCTCAACCCCATCCACTGGGACGACGAGATCGCCAAGCAGGTCGGGCTCGACACGGCCATCGCGCACGGCATGTTGACGATGGGTCTCGGCGGCGGCTACATCACCTCGTGGGTGGGCGACCCGGCCGCGGTCAAGGAGTACAACGTGCGGTTCACCGCCGTCGTGCCGGTGCCCAACGACGGCAAGGGCGCCGAGATCGTGTTCAACGGCCGGGTGAAGTCCGCCGACCCGGAGACCAAGACAGTGACGATCGCTCTGTCGGCCACGGCCGGCGGCAAGAAGATCTTCGGCCGTGCCGTCGCGGTTGCGACACTGGCGTAG
- the hadA gene encoding (3R)-hydroxyacyl-ACP dehydratase subunit HadA codes for MSFLDDYVGTHYRHPDHYVVGREKIREYAVAVKNDDAAFFDDAAAAELGYDGLLAPLTFISIFGYQAQLAMFHANNIAISDAQIVQVDQTLKLIRPIQAGDTLHCDVYIDSIRKAHGTDIITTRNVITNDKGEVVQECYTTLAGRSDEDGESGFSNGTA; via the coding sequence GTGTCTTTCCTGGACGATTACGTCGGGACGCATTACCGCCATCCCGACCACTACGTCGTCGGCCGCGAGAAGATCCGCGAGTACGCCGTTGCCGTCAAGAACGACGACGCGGCGTTCTTCGACGACGCTGCCGCGGCCGAACTCGGCTACGACGGGCTGCTCGCGCCGCTGACGTTCATCTCGATCTTCGGTTATCAGGCGCAGTTGGCGATGTTCCACGCCAACAACATCGCGATCAGCGATGCGCAGATCGTGCAGGTCGATCAGACGCTGAAGCTCATCAGGCCGATCCAGGCGGGGGACACGCTGCACTGCGACGTGTACATCGACTCGATCCGCAAGGCACACGGCACCGACATCATCACGACGAGGAACGTCATCACCAACGACAAGGGTGAGGTCGTACAGGAGTGCTACACCACCCTCGCGGGGCGTAGCGACGAAGACGGAGAGAGTGGCTTCAGCAATGGCACTGCGTGA
- the rpmG gene encoding 50S ribosomal protein L33: MASSTDVRPKITLACEVCKHRNYITKKNRRNDPDRLELKKFCPNCGVHRAHKESR, translated from the coding sequence GTGGCCTCCAGTACCGACGTCCGGCCGAAGATCACTTTGGCCTGCGAGGTGTGCAAGCACCGTAACTACATCACGAAGAAGAACCGCCGTAACGACCCTGACCGGCTGGAACTGAAGAAGTTCTGCCCGAACTGCGGTGTGCACCGTGCGCACAAGGAGTCGCGCTGA